One stretch of Streptococcus australis DNA includes these proteins:
- a CDS encoding peptide ABC transporter substrate-binding protein: MKSSKLFALAGVTLFAATTLAACSGSGSSAKGEKTFSYIYETDPDNLNYLTTGKAATADITSNVVDGLLENDRYGNFVPSMAEDWSVSKDGLTYTYTIRKDAKWYTSEGEEYAAVKAQDFVTGLKYAADKKSDGLYLVQESIKGLDAYVKGEIKDFSQVGIKALDDQTVQYTLNKPESFWNSKTTMGVMAPVNEEFLNSKGDDFAKGTDPSSILYNGPFLLKSIVAKSSVEFAKNPNYWDKDNVHIDKVKLSFWDGQDTNKPAEAFKDGSFTMARLFPTSASYPEIEKSFKDNIVYTQQDSTTYLVGTNIDRQSYKYTSKTTDEEKTSTKKALLNKDFRQALAFGFDRTAYASQVNGASGATKLLRNLFVPPTFVQADGKNFGELVKEKLVTYGDEWKDVNLADAQDGLYNADKAKAEFAKAKTALQAEGVKFPIHLDMPVDQTNTTKVQRVQSLKQSLEATLGTDNVVVDIQQLQKDDVLNITYFAETAAGEDWDISDNVGWSPDFADPSTYLDIIKPSVGENTKTYLGFDSGTNNAAAKQVGLEDYEKMVVEAGEEVSNISKRYEKYAAAQAWLTDSALLIPTTSKTGRPMLSKMVPFTLPFAYSGNKGTSEALLYKYLDLQDKPVTTEEYQKAQEKWLKEKEESNKKAQEDLAKHVK; the protein is encoded by the coding sequence ATGAAAAGTTCAAAACTATTTGCCCTTGCGGGCGTGACATTATTTGCGGCGACTACTTTAGCTGCATGTTCTGGATCAGGTTCGAGCGCTAAAGGAGAGAAGACATTCTCATACATTTATGAAACAGACCCTGATAACCTGAACTATTTGACAACTGGTAAGGCTGCGACAGCAGATATTACCAGTAACGTGGTTGATGGTTTGCTAGAAAATGATCGCTACGGGAACTTTGTGCCGTCTATGGCTGAGGATTGGTCTGTATCCAAGGATGGATTGACTTACACTTATACTATCCGTAAGGATGCAAAATGGTATACTTCTGAAGGTGAAGAATACGCGGCAGTCAAAGCTCAAGACTTTGTAACAGGACTTAAATATGCTGCTGATAAAAAATCTGATGGTCTTTATTTAGTTCAAGAATCAATCAAAGGATTGGACGCCTATGTAAAAGGGGAAATCAAAGATTTCTCACAAGTAGGAATTAAGGCTCTGGATGATCAGACAGTTCAGTACACTTTGAACAAACCAGAAAGCTTCTGGAATTCTAAGACAACAATGGGGGTAATGGCTCCAGTTAACGAAGAGTTTTTGAACTCTAAAGGGGATGATTTTGCCAAAGGGACAGATCCTAGTAGTATTCTCTATAATGGACCATTCTTACTCAAATCAATTGTAGCCAAATCTTCTGTTGAATTTGCGAAAAATCCTAACTACTGGGATAAGGACAATGTCCATATCGATAAGGTTAAATTATCATTCTGGGATGGTCAAGATACCAACAAACCAGCTGAAGCCTTCAAGGATGGAAGCTTTACTATGGCACGTCTCTTCCCAACAAGCGCTAGCTACCCAGAGATTGAGAAATCATTTAAAGATAACATCGTTTATACTCAACAGGATTCGACTACTTATTTAGTAGGTACGAATATTGATCGCCAGTCTTATAAGTATACTTCTAAGACAACGGATGAAGAAAAAACATCAACCAAGAAAGCTCTTCTAAACAAAGATTTCCGTCAAGCTCTTGCTTTTGGTTTTGATAGAACTGCCTATGCCTCCCAAGTAAACGGTGCAAGTGGTGCGACTAAACTGCTTCGTAACTTGTTTGTCCCACCTACATTTGTGCAAGCAGATGGCAAAAACTTTGGTGAGTTGGTCAAAGAAAAATTGGTGACTTATGGAGACGAGTGGAAGGATGTAAATTTAGCTGATGCCCAAGATGGACTCTATAACGCAGATAAGGCCAAAGCAGAATTCGCCAAGGCTAAGACAGCTCTTCAAGCAGAAGGTGTGAAATTCCCAATCCACTTGGATATGCCTGTGGACCAAACAAATACAACAAAAGTTCAACGTGTGCAATCTTTGAAACAGTCACTTGAAGCAACTTTGGGAACAGATAATGTAGTTGTGGATATCCAACAACTTCAAAAAGATGATGTATTGAACATCACTTACTTTGCCGAGACTGCTGCTGGTGAGGACTGGGATATCTCAGATAACGTTGGTTGGTCTCCAGACTTTGCGGACCCATCTACCTACCTTGATATCATCAAGCCATCTGTCGGAGAAAATACGAAGACTTACCTAGGATTTGACTCTGGAACCAATAATGCTGCGGCTAAGCAGGTTGGTTTGGAAGATTACGAGAAAATGGTTGTCGAAGCAGGAGAAGAAGTTTCTAATATCTCAAAACGTTATGAAAAATATGCTGCTGCCCAAGCTTGGTTGACCGACAGTGCCTTGCTCATCCCAACAACTTCTAAAACTGGTCGTCCAATGTTGTCTAAGATGGTGCCATTTACTCTTCCGTTTGCTTACTCAGGTAACAAGGGTACGAGCGAAGCCCTCTTGTATAAATACCTAGATTTACAAGATAAGCCAGTAACAACAGAAGAATATCAAAAAGCCCAAGAAAAATGGTTGAAAGAAAAAGAAGAGTCTAATAAAAAGGCCCAAGAAGATCTCGCAAAACATGTGAAATAA
- a CDS encoding SpGH101 family endo-alpha-N-acetylgalactosaminidase, giving the protein MNKGLFEKRCKYSIRKFSLGVASVMIGAAFFGTSPVLADSVQSGSTANLPADLATALATAKENDGHDFEAPKVGEDQGSPEVTDGPKTEEELLALEKEKSSGSDKLPEGLEGKLDKAEDKGKEVDKDQLAKDTENLVPEDVAKTKNGELNYGATVKIKTPSGEGSGIVIGENLVLTVSHNFIKDVPDGNNRKVVDNDNGEGDIYSISYPGLPDVKFSKKDIIHWDREGFLKGYKNDLALVRLRTVLENAPAEVTEKPAVKKVGDKLHVFGYPTGKLSPVLNTTVELVESYGEGVKGIGYQGSHPGASGGGIFDTEGKLVGVHQNGVVGQRSGGILFSPAQLKWIQDHMKGISSVKPADLEEKEKPAEDKPKEDKPAAKPETPEKVTAEWQTVEKKEQQGTVTIREEKGVRYNQLSSTAQNDNGDKPALFEKQGLTVDANGNATVDLTFKDDSEKGKSRFGVFLKFKDTKNNVFVGYDKDGWFWEYKSPTDSTWYKGNRVAAPESGSVNRLSITLKSDGQLNATNNDVKLFDTVTLPAAVNDHLKNEKKILLKAGSYGDERTVVSVKTDNQEGVKTEDTPAEKETGPEVDDSKVTYDTIQSKVLKAVIDQAFPRIKEYSLNGHTLPGQVQQFNKVFINKHEVTPEVTYKKINETTAEYLMKLRDDANLINAEMTVRLQVVDNQLHFDVTKIVNHNQVTPGQKIDDERKLLSSISFLGNALVSVSSDQAGAKFDGATMSNNTHVSGDDHIDVTNPMKDLAKGYMYGFVSTDKLAAGVWSNSQNSYGGGSYDWTRLTAYKETVGNANYVGIHSSEWQWEKAYKGIVFPEYTKELPSAKVVITEDANADNKVDWQDGAIAYRSIMNNPQGWEKVKDITAYRIAMNFGSQAQNPFLMTLDGIKKINLHTDGLGQGVLLKGYGSEGHDSGHLNYADIGKRIGGVEDFKTLIEKAKKYGAYLGIHVNASETYPESKYFNEKILRKNPDGSYSYGWNWLDQGINIDAAYDLAHGRLARWEDLKNKLGEGLDFIYVDVWGNGQSGDNGAWATHVLAKEINKQGWRFAIEWGHGGEYDSTFHHWAADLTYGGYTNKGINSAITRFIRNHQKDAWVGDYRSYGGAADYPLLGGYSMKDFEGWQGRSDYNGYVTNLFTHDVMTKYFQHFTVSKWENGTPVTMTDNGSTYKWTPEMRVELVDADKNKVVVTRKSNDVNSPQYRERTVTLNGRVIQDGSAYLTPWNWDANGKKLPTDKEKMYYFNTQAGATTWTLPSDWAKSKVYLYKLTDQGKTEEQELTVTDGKISLDLLANQPYVLYRSKQSNPEMSWSEGMHIYDQGFNSGTLKHWNISGDASKAEIVKSQGANDMLRIQGNKEKVSLTQKLTGLKPNTKYAVYVGVDNRSNAKASITVNTGEKEVTTYTNKSLALNYVKAYAHNTRRDNATVDNTSYFQNMYAFFTTGSDVSNVTLTLSREAGDEATYFDEIRTFENNSSMYGENHDTGKGTFKQDFENVAQGIFPFVVGGVEGVEDNRTHLSEKHDPYTQRGWNGKKVDDVIDGNWSLKTNGLVSRRNLVYQTIPQNFRFEAGKTYRVTFEYEAGSDNTYAFVVGKGEFQSGSRGTKASNLEMHELPNTWTDSKKAKRATFLVTGAETGDTWVGIYSTGNASNTRGDSGGNANFRGYNDFMMDNLQIEEITLTGKMLTENALKNYLPTVAMTNYTKESMDALKEAVFNLSQADDDISVEEARAEIAKIEALKNALVQKKTALVAEDFESLDAPAQAGEGLENAFDGNASSLWHTSWDGGDVGKPATMVLKEPTEITGLRYVPRGSGSNGNLRDVKLVVTDESGKEHTFTATDWPDNNKPKDINFGKTIKAKKIVLTGTKTYGDGGDKYQSAAELIFTRPQVAETPLDLSGYEAALAKAQKLTDKENQEEVAGVQASMKYATDNHLLTERMVKYFADYLNQLKDSATKPDAPTSSKGEEQPPVFAVPEFKGGVNAAEAAVHEVLEFKGGVNAVEAAVHEVPEFKGGVNEVEAAVHEVPKFMGGVNAVEAAVHEVPEFKGGVNAVEAAVHDLPEFMGGVNAVEALVHELPEYTGGVNGVEPALHEKSEYTGPLGTAGDEPAPTVEKPEYKLTPAPLADTKTSEIKDTLKNEESKKTLPETGEDQSDTALFLAGISLALSAALYAAKSKKE; this is encoded by the coding sequence ATGAATAAAGGATTATTTGAAAAACGTTGTAAATATAGCATTCGAAAATTTTCATTAGGTGTTGCTTCTGTTATGATTGGAGCTGCATTCTTTGGGACAAGTCCGGTTCTTGCAGATAGCGTGCAGTCTGGCTCCACAGCGAATTTACCAGCGGATTTAGCTACTGCTCTTGCAACAGCAAAAGAGAATGATGGGCATGATTTTGAAGCGCCTAAGGTGGGAGAAGACCAAGGGTCTCCAGAAGTTACAGATGGACCTAAGACAGAAGAAGAACTATTAGCACTTGAAAAAGAAAAATCATCTGGTTCAGATAAGTTACCAGAAGGCTTAGAGGGCAAATTAGATAAGGCTGAAGATAAAGGGAAAGAAGTTGACAAGGATCAATTAGCTAAGGATACTGAGAATCTCGTTCCAGAAGATGTAGCTAAAACAAAGAATGGTGAATTAAACTACGGAGCAACTGTCAAAATCAAGACACCATCAGGTGAAGGTAGTGGGATTGTCATTGGCGAAAATCTTGTTTTAACTGTTTCACATAACTTTATAAAAGACGTTCCAGATGGGAATAATCGCAAGGTCGTTGACAATGATAATGGTGAAGGGGATATCTACAGTATTTCCTATCCAGGACTACCAGATGTTAAATTTAGTAAAAAAGACATTATTCACTGGGATCGTGAAGGTTTCCTAAAAGGCTACAAGAATGATTTGGCTCTTGTTCGATTGCGAACAGTTCTGGAAAATGCTCCAGCAGAAGTGACTGAAAAACCTGCAGTGAAAAAGGTTGGAGATAAATTGCATGTCTTTGGCTACCCAACTGGAAAATTATCACCAGTCCTCAATACAACTGTTGAATTAGTCGAATCCTACGGTGAGGGCGTAAAAGGGATCGGTTATCAAGGTAGCCATCCAGGTGCTAGCGGTGGTGGTATCTTTGATACAGAAGGAAAACTCGTCGGTGTTCATCAAAATGGAGTTGTTGGCCAACGTAGTGGTGGTATTCTCTTCTCACCTGCTCAATTGAAATGGATCCAAGATCACATGAAGGGAATTTCAAGTGTCAAACCAGCAGACTTGGAAGAGAAAGAAAAACCAGCTGAAGACAAACCAAAAGAGGACAAACCAGCTGCTAAACCTGAAACACCTGAAAAAGTGACAGCTGAATGGCAAACGGTAGAGAAAAAAGAACAACAGGGAACAGTCACTATCCGAGAAGAAAAAGGTGTCCGCTACAACCAACTATCCTCAACTGCACAGAACGACAATGGCGATAAACCAGCCTTGTTTGAAAAACAAGGATTGACCGTTGATGCTAATGGAAATGCGACTGTTGATCTAACCTTCAAAGATGATTCTGAAAAGGGCAAATCACGCTTTGGTGTCTTCTTGAAATTTAAAGACACCAAGAACAATGTTTTTGTTGGTTATGACAAGGACGGCTGGTTCTGGGAGTATAAATCTCCAACCGATAGCACCTGGTATAAGGGCAACCGTGTAGCAGCACCAGAATCAGGTTCTGTAAACCGTCTTTCTATCACTCTCAAGTCAGATGGTCAGCTCAATGCAACGAATAATGATGTGAAGCTCTTTGATACAGTAACTCTACCAGCTGCGGTCAATGACCATCTTAAAAATGAGAAGAAAATTCTTCTCAAGGCGGGCTCCTATGGTGATGAGCGAACAGTTGTTAGTGTTAAGACGGATAACCAAGAGGGGGTAAAAACAGAGGATACCCCTGCTGAAAAAGAAACAGGTCCTGAAGTTGATGATAGCAAGGTGACTTATGACACTATTCAGTCTAAGGTCCTCAAAGCAGTGATTGACCAAGCCTTCCCACGTATTAAAGAATACAGTTTGAACGGGCATACCTTGCCAGGACAAGTCCAACAATTCAATAAAGTATTTATCAACAAACACGAAGTCACACCTGAAGTTACCTACAAAAAAATCAATGAGACAACAGCAGAGTACTTGATGAAGCTTCGCGATGATGCTAATCTTATCAATGCGGAAATGACAGTTCGTTTGCAAGTTGTGGACAATCAGTTGCACTTTGATGTGACCAAGATTGTCAACCATAATCAAGTCACTCCAGGTCAAAAGATTGATGATGAAAGAAAACTGCTTTCTTCTATTAGTTTCCTTGGCAATGCTTTGGTATCTGTTTCAAGTGACCAAGCTGGTGCTAAGTTTGATGGGGCAACCATGTCAAACAATACCCATGTCAGCGGGGATGATCATATTGATGTAACCAATCCAATGAAGGATTTGGCTAAGGGTTACATGTATGGATTTGTTTCTACAGATAAGCTTGCTGCAGGGGTCTGGAGCAACTCTCAAAACAGCTACGGTGGTGGTTCTTATGACTGGACTCGCTTAACAGCTTACAAAGAAACAGTCGGAAATGCCAACTATGTAGGAATTCATAGTTCTGAATGGCAATGGGAAAAAGCTTATAAGGGCATTGTCTTCCCAGAATACACCAAGGAACTTCCAAGTGCTAAAGTTGTTATCACTGAAGATGCCAATGCGGATAACAAAGTCGATTGGCAGGATGGAGCCATTGCTTATCGTAGCATCATGAACAACCCTCAAGGTTGGGAAAAAGTCAAGGATATCACAGCTTATCGTATCGCGATGAACTTTGGTTCTCAAGCACAAAACCCATTCCTCATGACTCTAGATGGTATCAAGAAGATTAATCTCCATACAGATGGTCTTGGACAAGGTGTTCTCCTTAAAGGATATGGTAGTGAGGGACATGACTCTGGTCATTTGAACTATGCTGATATTGGTAAACGTATCGGTGGTGTCGAAGATTTCAAGACCCTGATTGAGAAGGCTAAGAAGTACGGAGCTTATCTTGGTATTCACGTTAACGCTTCTGAAACCTATCCAGAGTCTAAATACTTCAATGAAAAAATTCTTCGCAAGAATCCAGATGGTAGCTATAGTTATGGTTGGAACTGGCTAGACCAAGGTATCAACATTGATGCAGCTTATGACTTGGCTCATGGTCGTTTGGCACGTTGGGAAGATTTGAAGAATAAACTTGGTGAAGGTCTCGACTTTATCTATGTGGACGTTTGGGGAAATGGCCAATCAGGTGACAACGGTGCCTGGGCTACTCACGTTCTCGCTAAAGAGATTAACAAACAAGGCTGGCGCTTTGCGATTGAGTGGGGCCATGGTGGTGAGTACGACTCTACCTTCCATCACTGGGCAGCTGACTTGACCTACGGTGGCTACACCAATAAAGGTATCAACAGTGCCATCACGCGCTTTATCCGTAACCACCAAAAAGATGCTTGGGTAGGGGACTACAGAAGTTACGGAGGTGCTGCAGACTACCCACTTCTAGGTGGCTATAGCATGAAGGACTTTGAAGGATGGCAAGGACGAAGCGACTACAATGGCTATGTAACCAACTTGTTTACCCATGATGTCATGACTAAGTACTTCCAACACTTCACTGTAAGTAAATGGGAAAATGGTACGCCAGTAACCATGACCGATAATGGTAGTACCTATAAATGGACTCCAGAAATGCGAGTGGAATTGGTAGATGCTGACAAGAATAAAGTGGTTGTGACTCGTAAGTCAAATGATGTCAATAGCCCACAATACCGTGAACGTACAGTAACTCTCAACGGACGTGTGATCCAAGATGGTTCAGCTTACTTGACTCCTTGGAACTGGGATGCGAATGGTAAGAAACTTCCTACTGATAAGGAAAAAATGTACTACTTCAATACGCAGGCTGGTGCAACAACTTGGACCCTTCCGAGCGATTGGGCAAAGAGCAAGGTTTACCTTTACAAGCTAACTGACCAAGGTAAGACAGAAGAGCAGGAACTCACTGTAACAGATGGTAAGATTAGCCTAGACCTTCTAGCTAATCAACCATACGTACTTTACCGTTCGAAACAAAGCAATCCTGAAATGTCATGGAGCGAAGGCATGCACATCTATGACCAAGGATTTAATAGCGGAACCTTGAAGCATTGGAATATTTCGGGCGATGCTTCTAAGGCAGAAATTGTCAAGTCTCAAGGGGCAAACGATATGCTTCGTATTCAAGGAAACAAAGAAAAAGTTAGTCTCACTCAGAAATTAACTGGTTTGAAACCAAATACCAAGTATGCCGTTTATGTAGGTGTCGATAATCGTAGTAATGCCAAGGCGAGCATCACTGTAAACACTGGTGAAAAAGAAGTGACTACTTATACCAATAAGTCTCTCGCTCTCAACTATGTTAAGGCCTACGCTCACAATACACGTCGTGACAATGCGACAGTTGACAATACAAGTTACTTCCAAAACATGTACGCTTTCTTTACAACTGGATCTGACGTATCAAATGTTACTCTTACTTTGAGTCGCGAAGCTGGTGATGAAGCAACTTACTTTGATGAAATTCGTACCTTTGAAAATAATTCAAGCATGTACGGAGAAAACCATGATACAGGTAAAGGCACCTTCAAACAAGACTTTGAAAATGTTGCTCAGGGTATCTTCCCATTCGTAGTGGGCGGTGTCGAAGGTGTTGAAGACAACCGCACTCACTTGTCTGAAAAGCATGATCCATATACACAGCGTGGTTGGAACGGCAAGAAAGTTGATGATGTTATCGATGGAAATTGGTCACTCAAGACCAATGGACTGGTTAGCCGTCGTAACTTGGTTTACCAAACTATCCCACAAAACTTCCGCTTTGAAGCTGGTAAGACCTACCGTGTAACCTTTGAATACGAAGCAGGTTCTGACAATACCTACGCCTTTGTAGTTGGTAAGGGAGAATTCCAATCTGGCAGCCGTGGTACGAAAGCAAGCAACTTGGAAATGCATGAGTTGCCAAATACCTGGACGGATTCTAAGAAAGCCAAGAGGGCAACCTTCCTCGTGACAGGTGCAGAAACAGGCGATACTTGGGTAGGTATCTATTCAACTGGAAATGCAAGCAATACTCGTGGTGATTCTGGTGGAAATGCCAACTTCCGTGGTTATAACGACTTCATGATGGACAATCTTCAAATCGAAGAAATTACCCTAACAGGTAAGATGTTGACAGAAAATGCTCTGAAGAACTACTTGCCAACTGTAGCCATGACTAACTACACCAAAGAGTCTATGGATGCTTTGAAGGAGGCGGTCTTTAACCTTAGTCAGGCCGATGATGATATCAGTGTTGAAGAAGCACGTGCAGAGATTGCCAAGATTGAAGCTTTGAAGAATGCTTTGGTTCAAAAGAAAACAGCCTTGGTAGCAGAAGACTTTGAAAGTTTGGATGCGCCTGCTCAAGCTGGTGAAGGCTTGGAAAATGCCTTTGATGGTAATGCATCTAGCCTATGGCATACATCTTGGGATGGAGGAGATGTAGGCAAGCCTGCAACTATGGTCTTGAAAGAGCCTACTGAAATTACAGGACTTCGTTATGTACCACGTGGTTCAGGTTCAAACGGTAACTTGAGAGATGTGAAACTGGTTGTAACAGATGAGTCTGGCAAGGAGCACACTTTTACTGCAACGGACTGGCCTGATAACAATAAGCCAAAAGACATTAACTTTGGTAAGACAATCAAGGCTAAGAAAATCGTCCTTACGGGAACAAAGACTTACGGAGACGGTGGAGATAAATACCAATCTGCAGCGGAACTCATCTTTACCCGTCCACAGGTAGCAGAGACACCGCTTGACTTGTCAGGATATGAAGCAGCTTTAGCTAAGGCTCAAAAATTGACAGACAAAGAAAATCAAGAGGAAGTGGCTGGAGTTCAGGCGAGCATGAAATATGCGACGGATAACCATCTCTTGACGGAAAGAATGGTGAAATACTTTGCAGATTATCTCAATCAATTAAAAGATTCTGCTACGAAACCAGACGCTCCAACAAGTAGCAAGGGTGAAGAACAACCACCAGTTTTTGCTGTACCTGAGTTCAAAGGTGGCGTCAATGCAGCAGAAGCAGCTGTACATGAAGTCCTTGAGTTCAAGGGCGGAGTTAATGCGGTTGAAGCAGCTGTACATGAAGTCCCTGAGTTCAAGGGCGGAGTTAATGAGGTTGAAGCAGCTGTACATGAAGTCCCTAAGTTCATGGGAGGCGTCAATGCAGTAGAAGCAGCTGTACATGAAGTCCCTGAGTTCAAGGGCGGCGTTAATGCGGTTGAAGCAGCTGTACATGACCTACCTGAGTTCATGGGAGGAGTCAATGCAGTTGAAGCCTTGGTACACGAATTGCCAGAATACACTGGTGGTGTTAATGGAGTTGAGCCAGCCCTACATGAAAAATCAGAGTACACAGGCCCACTAGGTACAGCAGGTGATGAACCAGCACCAACTGTTGAGAAACCAGAGTATAAGTTGACACCAGCTCCACTAGCTGATACAAAGACATCAGAAATCAAAGATACTCTGAAAAATGAAGAAAGCAAAAAGACACTCCCAGAAACAGGAGAAGACCAGTCTGATACAGCCCTCTTCCTAGCAGGAATCAGCCTAGCATTGTCAGCAGCCCTCTATGCCGCTAAAAGTAAAAAAGAATAG